Proteins co-encoded in one Metabacillus sp. KUDC1714 genomic window:
- a CDS encoding isoprenyl transferase produces MLNLLKKWKASSQATNEQSIAKVDIEKGEIPKHIAIIMDGNGRWAKKRALPRIAGHHEGMKVVRKITKQANALGVKVLTLYAFSTENWKRPKTEVDYLMKLPEEFLNTYLPELIEENVQVRIMGDKNRLPAHTLRAVEKAMSDTENNKGLILNFALNYGSRAEIISAVQKISQDVKEGRIEETSINESLFSDYLMTQSLHDPDLLIRTSGEIRLSNFMLWQLAYTEFWFTDVLWPDFNEQNLLQAIYTYQQRGRRFGGV; encoded by the coding sequence ATGCTCAACTTATTAAAAAAGTGGAAAGCTAGTTCCCAAGCCACAAATGAACAATCGATAGCTAAAGTGGATATAGAAAAGGGAGAAATTCCTAAACATATTGCGATTATCATGGATGGAAATGGTAGATGGGCAAAAAAACGTGCACTTCCACGGATTGCGGGTCATCATGAAGGAATGAAAGTTGTACGAAAGATTACCAAACAAGCAAATGCCCTTGGTGTTAAAGTACTTACACTATATGCATTTTCAACTGAGAATTGGAAAAGACCTAAAACAGAAGTAGACTATTTAATGAAGCTTCCTGAAGAATTTTTAAATACTTACTTACCAGAACTGATTGAGGAAAATGTGCAAGTCCGTATTATGGGTGATAAAAATAGGCTTCCTGCACACACATTAAGAGCTGTAGAAAAAGCGATGAGTGATACTGAGAATAACAAAGGGCTTATTCTGAATTTTGCATTAAACTACGGAAGTCGAGCAGAAATCATATCTGCTGTCCAAAAAATTTCCCAAGATGTTAAAGAAGGACGAATTGAAGAAACATCAATAAACGAAAGCCTATTTTCTGATTATTTAATGACACAATCATTACATGACCCTGACTTATTAATACGTACAAGTGGCGAAATAAGACTTAGTAATTTTATGCTATGGCAGTTAGCTTACACAGAATTTTGGTTTACTGATGTGCTATGGCCAGATTTTAACGAACAAAACTTACTTCAAGCTATTTACACATATCAACAAAGAGGGCGCAGATTTGGCGGCGTATAA
- the frr gene encoding ribosome recycling factor yields the protein MAKQVLANTKDKMEKAVSALSRELASVRAGRASANLLDKISMDYYGAPTPVNQLASISVPEARLLVIQPYDKTVIGDIEKAILKSDLGLTPSNDGSVIRLSIPALTEERRKELVKLVKKYAEEAKVAVRNIRRDGNDDLKKLEKNGDITEDELRSNTENVQKLTDDYIVKVDQVAKDKEKEIMEV from the coding sequence TTGGCTAAACAAGTATTAGCGAATACTAAAGATAAAATGGAAAAAGCTGTGTCAGCTTTAAGTCGAGAATTAGCATCTGTAAGAGCTGGTAGAGCAAGCGCAAACTTATTAGATAAAATCTCTATGGATTATTATGGTGCTCCAACTCCAGTTAACCAACTTGCTTCTATTAGTGTACCTGAAGCTCGTCTCCTTGTTATTCAACCATATGACAAGACTGTTATAGGTGATATCGAAAAAGCTATTCTTAAGTCTGACTTAGGTTTAACTCCTTCAAATGATGGCTCGGTTATTCGTTTGTCTATTCCTGCTTTAACAGAAGAAAGACGAAAAGAGCTAGTGAAATTAGTTAAGAAATATGCAGAAGAAGCAAAGGTTGCTGTTCGTAATATTAGACGTGATGGTAATGATGACCTGAAAAAGCTAGAAAAAAATGGTGATATCACTGAGGACGAATTAAGAAGTAATACTGAGAATGTCCAAAAATTAACCGATGACTATATTGTAAAAGTTGATCAGGTCGCAAAAGATAAAGAAAAAGAAATCATGGAAGTTTAA
- the pyrH gene encoding UMP kinase → MSNPKYQRIVLKLSGEALAGENGFGINPTVIQSIAKQVKEIAELDVEVAVVVGGGNIWRGKIGSEMGMDRATADYMGMLATVMNSLALQDSLETQGIQTRVQTSIEMRQVAEPYIRRKAIRHLEKKRVVIFAAGTGNPYFSTDTTAALRAAEIEADVILMAKNNVDGVYNADPRIDKNAVKYETLSYLDVLKEGLAVMDSTASSLCMDNDIPLIVFSIMEEGNIKRAVTGENIGTIVRGK, encoded by the coding sequence ATGAGTAATCCTAAATATCAACGTATTGTACTAAAATTAAGTGGTGAAGCATTAGCAGGTGAAAATGGTTTTGGTATTAACCCTACTGTGATCCAATCAATTGCAAAACAAGTGAAGGAAATTGCAGAGCTGGATGTTGAAGTAGCTGTTGTTGTTGGTGGTGGCAACATTTGGCGTGGTAAAATCGGTAGTGAAATGGGAATGGACCGAGCAACTGCTGATTACATGGGAATGCTTGCTACAGTAATGAATTCTCTAGCATTACAAGATAGTCTTGAAACACAAGGGATTCAGACACGTGTTCAAACTTCTATAGAAATGAGACAAGTTGCAGAACCATACATAAGAAGAAAAGCGATTCGACATTTAGAGAAAAAACGCGTAGTGATTTTTGCAGCTGGAACTGGTAACCCATACTTCTCTACTGATACAACAGCTGCTTTACGTGCTGCTGAAATCGAAGCAGACGTTATCTTAATGGCTAAAAATAATGTTGATGGTGTTTACAACGCTGATCCTAGAATTGATAAAAATGCTGTGAAATATGAAACATTATCTTATTTAGACGTACTAAAAGAAGGTCTTGCGGTAATGGATTCAACTGCATCATCTTTATGTATGGATAACGATATACCGTTAATTGTCTTCTCGATAATGGAAGAAGGTAACATTAAACGTGCCGTAACTGGTGAAAATATTGGAACAATTGTTAGGGGGAAATAA
- the dxr gene encoding 1-deoxy-D-xylulose-5-phosphate reductoisomerase — MKKISLLGATGSIGIQTLEVIESHPEEFKLVAMSFGRNYKSGSDIIKKFKPEFVAVKDKETYEHLKREFSSQDVKLGYGEEALIEAAIYDGVECLVNAVVGSVGLIPTLKAIENNITIALANKETLVTAGHLVTEHAKKYNVNILPVDSEHSAIFQCLQGESVKSIDRLIITASGGSFRDRKREDLVNVTVDQALNHPNWSMGAKITIDSATMMNKGLEVIEAHWLFNLHYDKIDVLLHKESIIHSLVEFHDRSIIAQLGTPDMRVPIQYALTYPERLPLKEAKRLELWEIGKLHFEKADFTRFRCLQYAFDSGKIGGTMPTVLNAANEVAVEAFLSGKITFLQIEEFIERSLDKHESIANPSLEQIQEVDQLTRNFVQTLI; from the coding sequence GTGAAAAAGATTAGTTTGTTAGGAGCTACAGGTTCAATTGGAATACAAACTTTAGAGGTTATTGAATCACACCCTGAAGAGTTTAAGCTTGTAGCGATGTCTTTCGGAAGGAATTATAAATCCGGAAGCGACATTATAAAGAAATTCAAGCCAGAATTTGTTGCAGTTAAAGATAAAGAAACATATGAACATCTTAAGCGGGAGTTTTCAAGTCAAGATGTTAAATTAGGATATGGTGAAGAGGCCCTTATTGAAGCTGCAATTTATGATGGAGTAGAGTGTCTAGTCAATGCTGTAGTTGGAAGTGTAGGGTTAATACCAACTTTAAAAGCCATTGAAAATAACATAACAATTGCACTAGCTAATAAGGAGACTCTTGTCACTGCGGGACATTTAGTGACAGAGCATGCAAAAAAATACAATGTTAATATTTTACCAGTAGATAGTGAGCACTCTGCGATTTTTCAATGTTTGCAGGGTGAGAGTGTCAAATCGATAGACCGCTTGATCATAACTGCATCTGGAGGAAGTTTCCGTGATCGAAAAAGGGAAGACCTTGTAAATGTAACGGTGGACCAAGCATTAAATCACCCCAATTGGTCTATGGGTGCAAAGATAACGATAGATTCAGCTACTATGATGAATAAAGGCTTAGAAGTAATTGAAGCACACTGGTTATTCAATTTGCATTATGACAAAATTGATGTCTTATTACATAAAGAAAGTATTATTCATTCTTTAGTTGAGTTTCACGATCGAAGTATCATTGCTCAACTAGGAACACCTGATATGAGAGTTCCCATTCAATATGCATTAACATATCCAGAGAGATTACCTTTAAAAGAAGCGAAAAGGTTAGAACTTTGGGAAATTGGAAAATTACATTTTGAAAAAGCGGATTTTACCAGGTTCCGATGCTTACAATATGCGTTTGATTCAGGTAAAATAGGTGGTACGATGCCTACGGTTTTAAATGCTGCAAATGAAGTAGCTGTTGAGGCATTTTTAAGTGGAAAGATTACGTTTCTTCAAATCGAGGAATTTATTGAAAGATCGTTGGATAAGCATGAGAGCATCGCAAACCCTAGTTTGGAGCAGATTCAAGAAGTTGATCAACTAACAAGAAATTTTGTACAAACTTTAATCTAG
- the rseP gene encoding RIP metalloprotease RseP: MNTVIAFVLIFGALVFFHELGHLLLANRAGILCREFAIGFGPKILSFKKNETVYTIRLLPIGGFVRMAGEDPEVIEVKPGHNVGLLFNKENKVEKIILNNKEKYPQARIIEVENADLEHSMFISGYEFGEEEYIKRFDVSETSYFIVDGQEIQIAPYNRQFQSKKVGQRIAAIFAGPLMNFLLAFVILFSLGLLQGAPVDDPKLGILTDDGSAKEAGLLEGDVIQSIEGQSTSSWEEVVNIIQENPDKELTFEVERGGEILSFEVVPEATKVGEETIGRIGAYNPVDKSFSSSIKYGFIETYTWTKEILIGFGKLVTGQFSIDMLSGPVGIYDMTDQVAESGTLNLLRWAALLSINLGIVNLLPLPALDGGRLLFLFIEALRGKPIDRQKEGVVHFIGFSLLMLLMLVVTWNDIQRLFL, translated from the coding sequence GTGAATACAGTGATAGCGTTTGTCCTCATTTTTGGTGCTCTTGTCTTTTTTCATGAGCTTGGACATTTACTTCTAGCTAATCGTGCTGGGATATTATGCCGTGAATTTGCAATTGGTTTTGGACCGAAAATCTTGTCTTTTAAAAAAAATGAAACGGTTTATACAATCCGCTTATTACCTATAGGTGGTTTTGTAAGAATGGCTGGCGAGGATCCTGAAGTGATTGAGGTAAAGCCTGGCCATAACGTAGGATTACTTTTTAATAAAGAAAATAAAGTCGAAAAAATCATTTTAAATAATAAAGAAAAATATCCACAGGCACGAATTATTGAGGTGGAGAACGCAGATCTTGAACATAGTATGTTTATTTCTGGCTATGAGTTTGGAGAAGAAGAGTATATAAAAAGATTCGATGTTAGTGAAACATCTTATTTTATTGTTGATGGTCAAGAAATCCAAATTGCTCCATATAATCGTCAATTCCAATCGAAGAAAGTTGGCCAGCGAATTGCAGCAATTTTTGCAGGACCATTAATGAATTTCCTGCTTGCATTTGTCATTTTGTTTTCATTAGGATTATTGCAAGGTGCTCCTGTTGATGATCCCAAATTAGGTATATTAACTGATGACGGTTCTGCAAAAGAAGCCGGTTTACTTGAAGGTGATGTCATTCAGTCAATTGAAGGACAATCTACTTCATCTTGGGAGGAAGTAGTAAATATTATTCAAGAAAACCCTGATAAGGAATTAACCTTTGAAGTTGAACGCGGTGGAGAAATCCTTTCATTTGAAGTAGTACCTGAAGCAACGAAAGTCGGGGAAGAGACAATAGGACGTATTGGTGCCTATAATCCCGTAGATAAATCGTTTAGTAGCTCTATAAAATATGGATTTATTGAAACATACACATGGACAAAAGAAATATTAATTGGTTTTGGGAAGCTAGTAACAGGTCAATTTTCTATTGATATGCTCTCAGGACCAGTTGGTATTTACGATATGACAGATCAGGTTGCTGAATCTGGTACATTGAACTTGTTAAGATGGGCAGCACTTTTAAGTATAAACTTAGGAATAGTCAACTTATTGCCTCTTCCAGCTCTTGATGGTGGACGTTTATTATTCTTATTTATTGAGGCGTTGAGAGGGAAACCAATTGATCGACAAAAAGAAGGGGTCGTTCATTTTATTGGTTTTTCGTTATTAATGCTATTGATGCTTGTAGTTACATGGAATGACATTCAACGTTTATTCTTATAA
- a CDS encoding phosphatidate cytidylyltransferase codes for MKQRILTAVLAAAVFLPFVIYGELPFTIFVYLLASIALYELLKMKNISLASIPGLVSLLILWVLLIPNSYIKILDSFSKAEFALLALLLLLTYTVVTKNKFTFDDVGFVVIAIFYLGIGFYFLIETRNLSPGGLELVFYALILIWVTDSGAYFIGRAMGKNKLWPEISPNKTIEGAVGGVLFAVIFAWIYHYFTGVLDNYIIVTFMTIFLSVFGQIGDLVESALKRQYQVKDSGTILPGHGGILDRFDSLLFVLPILHFLRLLF; via the coding sequence ATGAAACAACGAATACTAACTGCAGTACTAGCTGCAGCTGTTTTTCTTCCATTTGTCATTTACGGGGAGCTCCCGTTTACAATATTTGTTTATTTATTAGCATCAATTGCATTATATGAGCTTTTAAAAATGAAAAACATTTCATTAGCTAGTATTCCGGGACTAGTTAGCTTATTAATTTTATGGGTTCTATTGATTCCAAATTCTTATATAAAAATACTAGACAGTTTTTCAAAGGCTGAATTTGCTTTATTGGCATTGCTGTTGTTATTAACCTATACTGTTGTAACGAAAAATAAATTTACTTTTGACGATGTAGGCTTCGTTGTCATTGCGATTTTTTACTTAGGGATTGGTTTTTACTTTCTAATTGAAACAAGAAACCTTTCACCAGGTGGTCTAGAATTAGTTTTTTATGCATTAATATTGATATGGGTAACTGATTCAGGTGCTTATTTTATTGGGCGTGCAATGGGAAAAAACAAGCTTTGGCCTGAAATTAGTCCTAATAAAACAATTGAAGGTGCAGTAGGCGGTGTTTTATTTGCAGTTATTTTTGCATGGATCTATCATTATTTTACAGGGGTTCTTGATAACTACATCATCGTCACATTTATGACCATCTTCTTATCTGTTTTTGGACAAATAGGTGATCTTGTTGAATCTGCTTTAAAACGACAATATCAGGTAAAAGACTCAGGTACAATCCTACCGGGTCATGGTGGAATACTAGATCGTTTTGATAGCTTATTATTCGTTTTACCAATTTTACATTTCTTAAGGTTACTATTTTGA